A region of Planctomycetia bacterium DNA encodes the following proteins:
- a CDS encoding ATPase AAA — protein sequence MPVATAAPEAAASAPTALGTSAASGSSGALPAWCPPWAERLGDAYLSGTSCVFLLHGNVRDLVPVSAQAASPGAEPSAWGTTTDFLAREMFGRWDVVLAYDVGRGLRPLAGPDPARLRTMAQWLTERAGNAATWPRDPDQAVAAIDAILERNLIDPPEQRKRIAVVLDYAQYLVPAGEGGTRAAAARLVRILGWATNPLLRRVNVAVVLLADTIAEVHPRLVQNPAVSAIDVPMPDASERERFALATAAAAGMKPGQIDGVKRAAAIAGGLTLESLRAVVTLSARDGTPPDGPEFAARKKDLIERSCHGLIEFIQPRLTLDAVAGHADAKQRLEADARAIRRGQLEAAPMGYLICGPVGTGKSFIAECYAGSVGIPCVVLKNFRSKYVGETEGNLEHALGVLRSLGPVVVVIDEADAALGNRQSDGDSGTSARVFSMIARQMGDTRYRGKILWMLLTSRPDLLPIDLKRQGRAEVHIPLFYPHDQAEMEAMFAAMARKSHVRLAPGLPGPVDLELGLSGADIESIVLAARRKGLERAADAGQPAPDTITAEDLKAALDDFMPSAQGLEKEMQEIAAVLECTEKRFLPERWKGKVGEPGGRARLQERLAAIREVVRS from the coding sequence ATGCCCGTCGCGACCGCTGCCCCGGAGGCGGCGGCATCCGCACCGACCGCGCTCGGCACATCGGCCGCCTCCGGATCCTCGGGCGCCCTGCCGGCCTGGTGTCCGCCGTGGGCCGAGCGGCTCGGCGACGCGTATCTCTCCGGCACGAGCTGTGTCTTTCTCTTGCACGGCAACGTCCGTGACCTCGTGCCGGTCTCCGCGCAGGCCGCGAGCCCGGGGGCGGAGCCGTCGGCCTGGGGCACGACGACCGACTTTCTGGCGCGGGAGATGTTCGGCCGCTGGGACGTGGTGCTGGCCTACGACGTCGGCCGCGGCCTGCGGCCGCTCGCCGGGCCTGACCCGGCGCGGCTGCGGACAATGGCCCAATGGCTCACCGAGCGCGCGGGCAACGCCGCCACCTGGCCCCGGGATCCGGACCAGGCCGTGGCCGCGATCGACGCGATCCTGGAACGCAACCTGATCGATCCCCCCGAGCAGCGCAAGCGGATCGCCGTCGTGCTCGACTACGCGCAGTATCTCGTGCCGGCCGGCGAGGGGGGGACGCGGGCCGCGGCGGCGCGGCTCGTCCGCATCCTGGGCTGGGCGACGAATCCGCTCCTCAGGCGGGTCAACGTGGCCGTGGTCCTGCTTGCCGACACGATCGCCGAGGTCCATCCGCGGCTCGTGCAGAATCCCGCGGTCAGCGCCATCGACGTGCCGATGCCCGATGCATCCGAGCGCGAGCGGTTCGCGCTGGCGACGGCCGCTGCGGCGGGCATGAAGCCCGGCCAGATCGACGGTGTGAAGCGGGCTGCCGCGATCGCCGGTGGGCTGACGCTGGAGAGCCTGCGGGCCGTCGTCACGCTCTCCGCCCGCGACGGCACGCCCCCCGACGGGCCCGAGTTCGCCGCCCGGAAGAAGGACCTCATCGAGCGGTCGTGCCACGGCCTCATCGAGTTCATCCAGCCGCGGCTGACGCTCGACGCGGTCGCCGGGCATGCCGACGCCAAGCAGCGGCTCGAGGCCGATGCCCGGGCGATCCGGCGCGGGCAGCTGGAGGCCGCCCCGATGGGCTACCTGATCTGCGGTCCGGTGGGCACCGGCAAGAGCTTCATCGCCGAATGCTATGCCGGTAGTGTCGGCATCCCCTGCGTCGTGCTCAAGAACTTCCGCAGCAAGTACGTCGGGGAGACCGAGGGGAACCTCGAGCACGCCCTCGGCGTGCTGCGCAGCCTCGGGCCGGTGGTCGTGGTGATCGACGAGGCCGACGCCGCCCTCGGCAACCGGCAGAGCGACGGAGATTCGGGGACGTCGGCCCGCGTGTTTTCCATGATCGCCCGGCAGATGGGAGACACCCGCTACCGCGGCAAGATCCTCTGGATGCTGCTCACGAGCCGTCCCGACCTGCTGCCGATCGACCTCAAGCGGCAGGGCCGGGCGGAGGTCCACATTCCCCTCTTCTATCCGCACGACCAGGCGGAGATGGAAGCGATGTTCGCCGCCATGGCGCGGAAGTCCCACGTCCGGCTCGCGCCGGGGCTGCCGGGGCCGGTCGATCTGGAGCTCGGCCTGTCCGGCGCCGATATCGAGAGCATCGTGCTCGCCGCCCGGCGCAAGGGGCTGGAGCGGGCCGCCGATGCCGGCCAGCCGGCCCCCGACACGATCACGGCCGAGGACCTGAAGGCGGCGCTCGACGACTTCATGCCCAGCGCCCAGGGCCTGGAGAAGGAGATGCAGGAGATCGCCGCGGTGCTCGAGTGCACCGAGAAGCGGTTTTTGCCCGAACGCTGGAAGGGGAAGGTCGGCGAGCCAGGCGGCCGGGCCCGGCTCCAGGAGCGGCTGGCGGCGATCCGCGAAGTGGTCCGATCATAG